The Streptomyces aurantiacus genome includes a region encoding these proteins:
- a CDS encoding adenylate kinase, protein MRIVLVGPPGAGKGTQAAFLAQNLSIPHISTGDLFRANISRQTELGKLAKSYMDEGNLVPDEVTIAMARDRMEQSDAVNGFLLDGFPRNVSQAEALDQALKGDGVELDGVLDLEVPEDEVVKRIAGRRICRKDSAHVFHVTYSPPKKEGVCDVCGGELYQRDDDTEETVRKRLEVYHTQTEPIIDYYRAQGLVVTITALGKVDEVTKRAMDALKRQAEGKNDSEGDGDK, encoded by the coding sequence ATGCGAATCGTCCTCGTCGGGCCACCCGGTGCGGGCAAGGGAACGCAGGCCGCGTTCCTCGCCCAGAACCTGTCGATCCCGCACATCTCCACGGGCGACCTCTTCCGTGCGAACATCAGCCGCCAGACGGAACTGGGCAAACTGGCCAAGTCGTACATGGACGAGGGCAACCTCGTACCGGACGAGGTCACCATCGCGATGGCCAGGGACCGCATGGAGCAGTCGGACGCCGTGAACGGCTTCCTGCTCGACGGCTTCCCGCGGAACGTCTCGCAGGCCGAGGCGCTCGACCAGGCCCTCAAGGGCGATGGTGTGGAGCTGGACGGGGTGCTCGACCTGGAGGTCCCCGAGGACGAGGTGGTCAAGCGCATCGCCGGCCGCCGCATCTGCCGGAAGGACTCGGCCCACGTCTTCCACGTGACGTACAGCCCGCCGAAGAAGGAAGGCGTCTGTGACGTCTGCGGCGGCGAGCTGTACCAGCGTGACGACGACACCGAGGAGACCGTCCGCAAGCGCCTGGAGGTCTACCACACCCAGACCGAGCCGATCATCGACTACTACCGGGCCCAGGGCCTGGTAGTGACGATCACCGCGCTCGGCAAGGTGGACGAGGTCACCAAGCGTGCGATGGACGCCCTCAAGCGTCAGGCCGAGGGCAAGAACGACAGCGAGGGCGACGGCGACAAGTAG
- the rpmJ gene encoding 50S ribosomal protein L36, with amino-acid sequence MKVKPSVKKICDKCRVIRRHGRVMVICENPRHKQRQG; translated from the coding sequence ATGAAGGTCAAGCCGAGCGTCAAGAAGATCTGCGACAAGTGCAGGGTGATCCGCCGTCACGGCCGGGTCATGGTCATCTGCGAAAACCCGCGCCACAAGCAGCGCCAGGGCTGA
- the secY gene encoding preprotein translocase subunit SecY — MLTAFARAFKTPDLRKKLLFTLGIIVVYRVGTHIPIPGVDYKNVQTCIDDASQNTGLFGLVNMFSGGALLQITIFALGIMPYITASIILQLLTVVIPRLEALKKEGQAGTAKITQYTRYLTVALAILQGTGLVATARSGALFATCPVRNQIVPDQSIFVTITMVVTMTAGTAMVMWLGELITDRGIGNGMSILMFISIAATFPSALWAIKQQGNLADGWIEFGTVVAVGLVMIGLVVFVEQAQRRIPVQYAKRMIGRRSYGGTSTYIPLKVNQAGIIPVIFASSLLYIPALVAQFAGGTSGWKTWIEQNLADTAAPPHIVLYFFLIVFFAFFYVAISFNPEEVADNMKKYGGFIPGIRAGRPTAEYLSYVLNRITWPGSLYLGLIALVPTMALAGFGANQNFPFGGTSILIIVGVGLETVKQIESQLQQRNYEGFLR, encoded by the coding sequence GTGCTCACCGCGTTCGCCCGGGCGTTCAAGACGCCCGACCTGCGCAAGAAGCTGCTCTTCACGCTCGGCATCATCGTGGTCTATCGGGTGGGCACGCACATCCCGATCCCTGGTGTCGACTACAAGAACGTCCAGACCTGTATCGACGACGCGAGCCAGAACACCGGCTTGTTCGGCCTGGTCAACATGTTCAGCGGTGGCGCCCTGCTGCAGATCACGATCTTCGCACTGGGCATCATGCCGTACATCACGGCGAGCATCATTCTGCAGCTGCTGACCGTGGTGATCCCGCGCCTCGAAGCCCTCAAGAAGGAGGGCCAGGCGGGTACCGCGAAGATCACGCAGTACACCCGGTACCTCACGGTGGCTCTGGCCATCCTGCAGGGCACGGGCCTGGTGGCCACCGCCCGCAGCGGTGCGCTGTTCGCCACCTGCCCGGTCCGCAACCAGATCGTGCCCGACCAGTCGATCTTCGTGACCATCACGATGGTGGTCACCATGACCGCCGGTACGGCCATGGTCATGTGGCTCGGTGAGCTCATCACCGACCGCGGCATCGGCAACGGCATGTCGATCCTGATGTTCATCTCGATCGCCGCCACCTTCCCGTCGGCGCTGTGGGCCATCAAGCAGCAGGGCAACCTGGCGGACGGCTGGATCGAGTTCGGCACCGTGGTCGCGGTCGGCCTGGTCATGATCGGCCTGGTCGTCTTCGTGGAGCAGGCTCAGCGCCGTATCCCGGTTCAGTACGCCAAGCGCATGATCGGCCGCCGGTCCTACGGCGGCACGTCGACGTACATCCCGCTGAAGGTGAACCAGGCGGGCATCATCCCTGTGATCTTTGCCTCGTCGCTGCTCTACATCCCGGCGCTCGTCGCGCAGTTCGCCGGTGGCACCTCCGGCTGGAAGACCTGGATCGAGCAGAATCTCGCGGACACGGCCGCGCCACCGCACATCGTCCTCTACTTCTTCCTGATCGTTTTCTTCGCGTTCTTCTACGTGGCGATCTCGTTCAACCCCGAGGAAGTCGCGGACAACATGAAGAAGTATGGTGGCTTCATCCCGGGCATCCGGGCTGGCCGACCGACCGCTGAGTACCTGTCGTACGTGCTCAACCGGATCACCTGGCCGGGTTCGCTGTACTTGGGTCTGATCGCTCTCGTGCCGACGATGGCGTTGGCGGGCTTCGGCGCCAACCAGAACTTCCCGTTCGGTGGTACCAGCATCCTCATCATCGTGGGTGTCGGTCTGGAGACGGTGAAGCAGATCGAGAGCCAGCTCCAGCAGCGCAATTACGAAGGGTTCCTCCGCTGA
- the infA gene encoding translation initiation factor IF-1: MAKKQGAIEIEGTVVESLPNAMFKVELQNGHQVLAHISGKMRMHYIRILPDDRVVVELSPYDLTRGRIVYRYK, encoded by the coding sequence GTGGCCAAGAAGCAAGGTGCCATCGAGATCGAGGGCACTGTCGTCGAGTCTCTTCCGAACGCCATGTTCAAGGTCGAGCTCCAGAACGGCCACCAGGTCCTGGCTCACATCAGCGGCAAGATGCGTATGCACTACATCCGTATCCTCCCTGACGACCGGGTCGTGGTGGAGCTGTCTCCGTACGACCTCACGCGTGGCCGGATCGTCTACCGGTACAAGTAG
- the map gene encoding type I methionyl aminopeptidase gives MVQIKTPEQIAKMREAGLVVAAVHKATREAAVPGATTRDLDQVARKVLDEHGAKSNFLGYGGFPATICTSANQVVVHGIPSDDVVLKDGDIISIDAGAIIDGWHGDAAYTAFVGSGHAPELIELSRVTEESMWAGIAAMKLGNRLVDVSRAIETYIRRQPKPGGGKYGIIEDYGGHGIGTEMHMDPHLLNYVERRRGKGPKLVPGFCLAIEPMVSLGTPRTEVLSDDWTVITTDGTWSSHWEHSVALTDEGPLVLTAPDGGKAKLAEYGITAAPDPLG, from the coding sequence ATGGTGCAGATCAAGACCCCCGAGCAGATCGCCAAGATGCGTGAGGCGGGCCTGGTCGTCGCCGCCGTCCACAAGGCGACGAGGGAAGCGGCGGTGCCCGGCGCCACGACACGCGATCTCGACCAGGTCGCCCGCAAGGTGCTCGACGAGCACGGGGCGAAGTCGAACTTCCTGGGCTACGGCGGCTTCCCCGCCACGATCTGCACCTCGGCGAACCAGGTCGTCGTCCACGGCATCCCGAGCGACGACGTCGTCCTCAAGGACGGGGACATCATCTCGATCGACGCGGGCGCGATCATCGACGGCTGGCACGGGGACGCCGCGTACACGGCGTTCGTGGGGTCCGGTCACGCTCCGGAACTGATTGAGCTCTCCCGGGTGACCGAGGAGTCGATGTGGGCCGGAATCGCGGCGATGAAGCTGGGGAACCGGCTCGTCGACGTCTCCCGGGCCATCGAGACGTACATCCGCCGCCAGCCGAAGCCCGGCGGCGGCAAGTACGGGATCATCGAGGACTACGGCGGCCACGGCATCGGGACCGAGATGCACATGGACCCGCATCTGCTGAACTACGTGGAGCGCCGGCGGGGCAAGGGCCCGAAGCTGGTGCCCGGGTTCTGCCTCGCCATCGAGCCCATGGTGTCGCTGGGTACGCCGAGGACCGAGGTCCTCTCCGACGACTGGACGGTCATCACGACCGACGGCACGTGGTCGTCGCACTGGGAGCACTCCGTCGCGCTGACGGATGAGGGCCCGCTGGTTCTCACCGCTCCCGACGGGGGCAAGGCGAAGCTCGCCGAGTACGGGATCACGGCCGCGCCTGATCCCCTGGGCTGA